A single window of Streptomyces sudanensis DNA harbors:
- a CDS encoding polysaccharide deacetylase family protein — MRPSSVNRAGFWAAALLAAALGTACAAEGTAPPGAGAAATAAGLHGRQGQQAQGGQVQRPPQARTGSEALTAYVERFRRAQAVRAAVARRWGLKRVPLLPPDPPRTKPKITFRKGFEVDDPGPGLPPVFTTVPTRHRVVFLTIDDGAEKDPELLRMMSELGVPYSAFLSDYVVKEDYRYFGRMQDLGVALHNHTLTHPYMPALSYAEQKREICGQQDVIERRYGKRPTLFRPPYGNYDADTLRAARDCGIKAVPLWSAEVFPDRMEWREWDRDLHPGDILLSHFRGRGEWKGSMADMVRRALDTATARGYAVARLEDYV, encoded by the coding sequence ATGCGTCCATCATCGGTCAATCGGGCCGGTTTCTGGGCGGCGGCCCTGCTCGCCGCCGCCCTGGGGACGGCCTGCGCCGCGGAGGGCACCGCCCCGCCCGGCGCCGGTGCGGCGGCGACCGCGGCGGGCCTGCACGGCCGCCAGGGCCAGCAGGCCCAGGGCGGGCAGGTGCAGCGGCCCCCGCAGGCCCGGACCGGGTCCGAGGCGCTGACCGCCTACGTCGAACGGTTCCGCCGGGCGCAGGCGGTCCGCGCGGCCGTCGCCCGGCGGTGGGGCCTGAAACGGGTGCCGCTCCTCCCGCCGGACCCGCCGAGGACGAAGCCGAAGATCACCTTCCGCAAGGGCTTCGAGGTCGACGACCCCGGCCCCGGCCTCCCCCCGGTCTTCACCACCGTCCCCACGCGCCACCGGGTCGTGTTCCTGACCATCGACGACGGCGCGGAGAAGGACCCCGAACTGCTGCGGATGATGTCCGAGCTGGGCGTCCCGTACAGCGCCTTCCTCAGCGACTACGTGGTCAAGGAGGACTACCGCTACTTCGGGCGGATGCAGGACCTCGGCGTCGCCCTGCACAACCACACCCTCACCCACCCCTACATGCCCGCGCTGTCGTACGCGGAGCAGAAGCGCGAGATCTGCGGCCAGCAGGACGTGATCGAGCGCCGCTACGGCAAGCGGCCCACCCTGTTCCGCCCGCCCTACGGCAACTACGACGCCGACACGCTGCGCGCCGCGCGGGACTGCGGCATCAAGGCCGTCCCGCTGTGGTCCGCCGAGGTGTTCCCGGACCGCATGGAGTGGCGCGAGTGGGACCGCGACCTGCACCCCGGCGACATCCTCCTCAGCCACTTCCGGGGCCGCGGCGAGTGGAAGGGGTCCATGGCCGACATGGTCCGCCGGGCCCTGGACACCGCCACGGCGCGCGGGTACGCGGTGGCCCGGCTGGAGGACTACGTGTGA
- a CDS encoding class I SAM-dependent methyltransferase: MGRVTDPAAFSALLTDEGRSLLADLRHYDPAQELAVASRLRRSHPAELVSAALGQARLRQRAVAKFGADDAHRMFFTPNGVEQSTRAAVARHRAAAFARLGVRSVADLCCGIGGDAIALARAGIAVLAVDRDPLAAAAARANAAALGLADLVEVRCGDVAEVDVSGYDAVFVDPARRGGRGRIFDPEAYSPPLSWAVRAARRAPYAALKVAPGIPHEAVPPDAGAEWISDGGDVKEAVLWFGTAPGSVRATLLPSGATLAASATPSAPPVRGVGRYLYEPDGAVIRAHLVAEVAALLDGGLVDETIAYVTADGLRPTPYAAAYEITDALPFNLKRLKALLREREVGTLTVKKRGSAVEPEEVRRRVKPKGPNAATVFLTRVAGAPAMLVGRPAAAPADPG, translated from the coding sequence ATGGGACGGGTGACCGATCCCGCCGCCTTCTCCGCGCTCCTCACCGACGAGGGCCGGAGCCTCCTCGCCGACCTGCGCCACTACGACCCCGCGCAGGAGCTGGCCGTCGCCTCCCGGCTGCGCCGGAGCCACCCCGCGGAGCTGGTGTCGGCGGCGCTCGGGCAGGCGCGGCTGCGCCAGCGGGCGGTGGCGAAGTTCGGCGCCGACGACGCGCACCGGATGTTCTTCACGCCGAACGGCGTCGAGCAGTCCACCCGCGCCGCGGTCGCCCGGCACCGCGCGGCGGCCTTCGCCCGGCTCGGCGTGCGGAGCGTCGCGGACCTGTGCTGCGGGATCGGCGGCGACGCGATCGCGCTGGCCCGCGCGGGCATCGCCGTCCTCGCCGTCGACCGCGACCCGCTCGCGGCGGCCGCCGCCCGCGCCAACGCGGCGGCGCTGGGGCTCGCCGACCTGGTCGAGGTGCGCTGCGGCGACGTCGCGGAAGTCGACGTGTCCGGGTACGACGCGGTGTTCGTGGACCCGGCGCGCCGCGGCGGGCGGGGGCGGATCTTCGATCCGGAGGCGTACTCGCCGCCCCTGTCGTGGGCGGTCCGGGCGGCCCGCCGCGCCCCGTACGCGGCGCTGAAGGTGGCGCCGGGCATCCCGCACGAGGCGGTGCCGCCGGACGCCGGGGCGGAGTGGATCTCCGACGGCGGGGACGTGAAGGAGGCCGTGCTGTGGTTCGGCACGGCCCCCGGCTCCGTACGGGCGACCCTGCTGCCCTCCGGCGCCACCCTGGCCGCGTCCGCGACGCCGTCCGCCCCGCCGGTCCGCGGGGTGGGCCGCTACCTGTACGAGCCGGACGGCGCCGTCATCCGGGCGCACCTGGTCGCGGAGGTCGCCGCGCTGCTGGACGGCGGGCTGGTCGACGAGACGATCGCGTACGTCACGGCGGACGGGCTGCGCCCCACGCCGTACGCCGCCGCGTACGAGATCACCGACGCGCTGCCGTTCAACCTGAAGCGGTTGAAGGCGCTGCTGCGGGAGCGGGAGGTGGGCACCCTGACGGTGAAGAAGCGCGGCTCGGCGGTGGAGCCGGAGGAGGTGCGCCGCCGGGTGAAGCCGAAGGGCCCGAACGCGGCGACGGTGTTCCTCACGCGCGTGGCGGGCGCGCCGGCGATGCTGGTCGGCCGGCCCGCCGCGGCGCCGGCGGACCCGGGCTGA